In Procambarus clarkii isolate CNS0578487 chromosome 5, FALCON_Pclarkii_2.0, whole genome shotgun sequence, the following are encoded in one genomic region:
- the LOC123764078 gene encoding protein Star — translation MEFLKSRSTTVLLKVMCSLLIVMFIYACYHMSGSVTLRTLWVQDEVRHRLRGPISPDDPRVLDILRREHLVPPSTKPYNLKNTTFGDVPFILDNIKKLFGDQRGGFFVESGAFDGEIGSNTLRLERELGWTGLLIEANPENYQMVTTKHRKAWISFSCLSTENHPKEEVIVSLREKNNAAERRWSSYLVGVKLNTTIYDGYISSSNKTYYAVQCFPLASYLLALKVSTVDFLSLDIQGAEKSVLKNIPWDRITIRAMVVEEVHFKDFNHQFVDDMKNRGFVLIGKNGFDYFFVKGDDPIMKKVQAMPIPPKN, via the exons ATGGAGTTCTTGAAGTCGAGGAGCACGACAGTGTTGCTGAAAgttatgtgttcgttgttgatcgtCATGTTCATCTACGCCTGCTACCATATG AGTGGCAGCGTAACACTCCGTACGTTATGGGTTCAAGACGAAGTTCGACACAGACTTCGTGGACCGATTTCTCCTGATGACCCTCGAGTCCTGGACATATTGCGTCGCGAGCACCTGGTCCCGCCATCTACCAAGCCCTACAATTTGAAAAATACAACTTTTGGTGATGTCCCCTTCATTCTAGACAACATAAAGAAGCTATTTGGCGACCAACGTGGGGGATTCTTCGTGGAATCAGGAGCCTTTGATGGCGAAATTGGATCGAACACCCTCCGCCTGGAAAGAGAGTTAGGGTGGACAGGTCTGCTGATCGAGGCCAACCCTGAGAACTACCAGATGGTGACAACCAAGCACCGCAAGGCTTGGATCTCCTTCTCTTGCTTGTCGACAGAGAATCACCCGAAGGAGGAGGTGATCGTCTCTCTACGTGAGAAAAATAATGCCGCCGAACGTCGCTGGTCCTCCTACCTCGTCGGCGTCAAGCTTAACACTACCATCTACGATGGTTATATATCATCCTCGAACAAGACGTATTACGCCGTGCAGTGCTTCCCTCTAGCGTCCTACCTGTTGGCCCTCAAGGTGTCCACAGTGGACTTCCTCTCCCTGGACATACAAGGGGCGGAGAAAAGTGTCCTCAAGAATATTCCCTGGGACAGAATCACCATCCGCGCCATGGTGGTCGAGGAAGTccacttcaaggacttcaatcaccAGTTTGTCGACGACATGAAGAACAGAGGATTCGTCCTGATTGGCAAAAATGGCTTCGACTATTTTTTTGTGAAGGGAGACGACCCGATCATGAAAAAAGTCCAAGCAATGCCCATACCTCCAAAAAATTAA